From Mesotoga sp. Brook.08.105.5.1, the proteins below share one genomic window:
- a CDS encoding lamin tail domain-containing protein, with product MLCCLRRNLVTKQAGCQVNKGFSLVELLIVLAVIAALIAVITPLSLNAMRKATAVKIAYNMKALSKAMDQLFYLEGISSLENMTINDLGRNVDGQNWGVLYVPGTDYSVAYIFTKDDLHFDTLRNILPAVTRVTPGETLTGFYEMAGGLDKAAFTPQEVTAVYRVKVGTAGVGFGTFDPGGTPEFIEVVNRTSAPLSLVGWKIKDRLEKSAVYTFGNVTLPPGGIVRVYTYTEAGTHASNYNDPANGRIGISWRKNAVWLNEGDIAFLFDSNGVLIDYIAYGNQSF from the coding sequence ATGCTCTGTTGCCTTCGAAGAAACCTAGTTACAAAACAAGCGGGATGTCAGGTCAACAAAGGTTTTTCGCTCGTTGAGCTTCTTATAGTTCTTGCTGTTATAGCCGCTCTCATAGCCGTAATAACGCCGCTTTCGCTTAACGCCATGAGGAAGGCGACGGCGGTGAAAATCGCCTATAATATGAAGGCTCTTTCAAAGGCTATGGATCAGCTCTTCTATTTAGAAGGTATTTCTTCGCTGGAGAATATGACTATCAACGATCTGGGCAGGAACGTCGATGGTCAGAACTGGGGCGTTCTGTATGTACCCGGAACGGACTATTCCGTGGCTTACATCTTCACGAAAGACGATCTGCATTTCGATACTCTGAGAAACATTCTTCCGGCAGTCACCAGGGTCACACCGGGCGAGACGCTGACGGGCTTTTATGAAATGGCCGGCGGTCTTGACAAGGCGGCCTTCACGCCTCAAGAGGTCACCGCCGTTTACAGGGTGAAGGTCGGGACTGCGGGTGTCGGGTTCGGCACTTTTGATCCTGGAGGGACACCGGAGTTCATTGAAGTCGTTAACAGAACTTCGGCTCCGTTGTCTCTTGTAGGATGGAAGATAAAAGATAGACTGGAGAAGTCAGCCGTGTATACTTTTGGTAACGTAACTCTTCCGCCGGGCGGGATTGTTCGAGTGTACACTTATACCGAAGCCGGTACTCATGCCTCAAACTATAACGATCCGGCGAATGGCAGAATAGGTATCTCGTGGAGAAAGAACGCCGTCTGGCTTAATGAAGGTGACATCGCATTTCTCTTCGACAGCAACGGTGTCCTAATCGATTATATAGCCTATGGAAACCAAAGCTTCTAA
- a CDS encoding type II secretion system protein yields the protein MREECFRDHRGKGFSLVELLIVLAVIAALIAVVTPIGIKAMRKSAAVAVARDLKTLSQSFANKIYLDGELPQTISELGRNVDSSLFGAAWKIGEDGEYNYFVFTNREADFETVSGVLVDSRQGIPFGVDDYAFLDNGLGKESMNSRTLYYNLLGAESIAPLTPFGSTFAEISSGFVNLIKGFFEKNGRYPRDWGEHRYKDLGLNEASWTRSINGVVYKPSGRLLRVIPDSEHKFIFNFLDSSDKFELTSRYNWDLIFNIGDDSSDTGHWYLNSIKERKVDISTLKIVKIE from the coding sequence ATGAGAGAAGAGTGTTTTAGAGATCACAGAGGAAAGGGTTTTTCACTAGTAGAATTGCTGATAGTTCTTGCCGTTATCGCTGCCCTTATAGCCGTTGTGACTCCTATTGGAATAAAAGCCATGCGAAAATCCGCGGCCGTTGCTGTCGCAAGAGACCTCAAGACACTCTCCCAATCCTTCGCAAACAAAATCTACCTTGACGGAGAACTACCCCAGACAATAAGCGAACTCGGAAGGAATGTTGATTCGTCTCTGTTTGGGGCCGCCTGGAAGATTGGCGAAGATGGCGAATATAACTACTTCGTATTCACAAATCGTGAGGCCGATTTCGAGACTGTCTCCGGTGTTCTTGTCGATTCAAGGCAGGGAATCCCATTCGGAGTAGATGACTATGCTTTTCTTGATAATGGACTCGGAAAGGAATCTATGAACTCCAGAACTCTCTACTATAACCTTCTGGGTGCAGAATCAATAGCGCCTCTTACACCTTTTGGTTCGACTTTCGCAGAGATAAGTAGTGGATTCGTGAACCTAATCAAAGGGTTCTTTGAGAAGAACGGAAGATATCCCAGAGATTGGGGTGAACACCGTTACAAAGATCTTGGTCTTAATGAGGCTTCCTGGACACGTTCAATCAATGGAGTGGTCTACAAGCCTTCTGGAAGACTTCTAAGAGTAATACCTGATTCAGAACACAAATTCATCTTCAACTTCCTCGATTCCTCCGATAAGTTTGAACTTACAAGCAGATACAACTGGGACCTTATATTTAATATTGGAGATGATTCTTCTGATACCGGGCATTGGTACCTAAATTCCATCAAAGAAAGAAAAGTCGACATCTCAACTCTAAAGATTGTTAAGATAGAATAA